Below is a genomic region from Ancylothrix sp. D3o.
CCCATCATTATCGGCATAACTAAACTCTTCAAGCCTGAAAAGAACTCCCAAGAAGTTCAAAATGTTTCCATAGACTTATCCTCTCCCACCGGCACAGGTTTAAATTCCAAAGTCGCCCATTTCTTTCATCCCCAAACCTACAAAGTCGCCGCCGTAACCTTCGCCAATGGAGGAGACAACATCGGCATTTATGTATCCCTCTTTGCCAGTAGCAACGCACTCAAACTCAGCATTATTCTGTTAATTTTTTACCTCTTAATCGCCGTTTGGTGCTATCTCGCTTACTGGCTGACTCGCCACTCAGCAACCACAAAAGTTTTATCAAACTATGGTCATGCCCTTGTCCCCTTTGTCCTCATTGCTTTAGGAGTATTTATCATCGCTGAAAACAAAAGCTACACTTTGTTGAGCTTGTCTTTTACCCACTTTTAAATTCCTCAAATCAAGCTTTTTTCTTTCTTTTTAAAAACTCATATAAGAAAAAAATTAATTATAAATAGGAGGCAAAATATGCGAAATTAGAATCAAATTTCAAACAAAATTTTCTGTAAAAAAGCTAGAACCTAAAAGCTAAAACACAGAAATTTTCTACCATTCTCTACCTTTCAAAAACCTTACAAACTAGGAAAAGGAAAAAACCATGAACGTTTTAACCACCCTTCTGATCGGTCTGATTTTCGTCTTAAACTTGGTATTTGCACCGGCCTCATTTGCCGAACCAGAAACACCTTCCTACGCAAAAAATCCTGACTACATCCAAATCACACAAAGCCTCAACACCCTGAAAGCCGCCCAAACAAACCAAACCCTAGCGCAAACAGCAACCCCCGAACAAATTCAAAAACAAATAGCCGATTTAGAATTTCAAAAATACACCCTAGAAACCGGCCCCCGCTGGGGACAATGCCAAAACCAAACCGGCAAAACCATCGCCGTTTATGGCCCCAAACGCAAAAAATCCCCGTCCTCCTATGAAAACGCCCTTTACTTCCTAGAAAACGGACAAACCACCGCCTACGAATGGGACTGTGACGGAATTTATTTACCCGCCGGTATCAAAGTTAGCAGCTTAGACCAAACAAAAACCGCCCAAGAAATAGGCACTCCCCTCGCCCTCAAAATCGTCGATGGCACCCAATTAACCATCAAAAACAACCCCGAAACTTCAGCCCTTGAATTCACCGCACCCTTTGCCCAAATATTCACAGCCGGTGAAGTAAACTGGTTTATTCCCGACGTTGCTCAAGCCGCCATTGAATCTCGCGTAGCCAACGCACCCACCCTAGAAAGCGAAGAAGACTAAGCCTCTATCAACGCTGAAAAAATCCCTCAGTGTAATGTAGGTTGGGTAGAGGAACGAAACCCAACACTCTAAGCCTCTATCAACGCTGAAAAAATCCCTCAGTGTAATGTAGGTTGGGTAGAGGAACGAAACCCAACACTCTCGACGCTTTAATGGGTTTCGCTTACGCTCTACCCATCCTACAAATAATATAGAATATAAACCCTTTCCTCCGATGCTTCTACCATTCAAGCCCCCTACCCACGAACAACCCAAGAAATCACCCTATCTCAACCCATCACGAGTCAGAGATCACCTCGCCAACGAACGCACCTACCTCGCCTGGATGCGTACCGCCATTGCATTAATGGGTTTTGGAGTAGTAATTATCCGCCTTCGTCTTTTTCAACCACCCCTTGTCCCTCATTTAGGCACCGGCTGGAAACTAGGATTACTATTTTCTTTAGTAGGATTAAGCACCGTATTACTTTCAACTCAACATTATTTCGCCGTCCGCCGAGACATAGATGAAGATACCTATGAACCCCCGGATCGTTGGATAATTTTATTTACCCTTGCCATAACTCTTTTAGGTGCCGGTGTTATTTATTTCGTATTCACAGCCCCTCTCAATCCTATGAACATCGTTATTTCCGAATAAAAAACATCCGGATACCGGCCTTCAAAAATACAATTTCTCTAGTCTATTAATTCTGCCGTCATAAATACCTTGACAAAAATGCCAGTTTATGTATTTTCTAGCATTTTTGGTTCCCCAGCAAAGCCAGGGAACTTGCTAAAAGTACGACCTTACTTAGCGCCGTAATAGAAAGCAATTTCTTTATCTTTTAACCCGGCAAAACCGGCATCAACCAACATTTGATTCAACTCATCTTGAGCAATATGTTTTGCCCCAATTCTGACAATTCGAGAGCGCATAGTATTAGAAACACCACTACGCTGCCGACCGGCCTCTAAACCCATCACCTTATTATAAAGATCAAGTTTCTCGGCAGGAATTGGACTACCATCAAAATCAATACCCTTAGCAATCGCCACATCAATTGCATCAGCGCCTGTAGTCGAACTCATCTGATCATTCAAATCTGAGGACATAGCAACACATCACAAAAACAATTACAGCCAGCATTCTACCAAGGCCGCACCCTCAAATCTCCAATTGAGCATAAACTATAATTTATTTAGGCTTAACCACCAAAACCGAACAAGGCGCATCAGCCACCACCTGAGAACTCACCGAACCCTCAATAATACGTTTCATCCCCGTTAAACCGCGATTGCCAATCACAATCAAATCCGCATGGTAGATATTAGCCAAACGTATAATTTCCTCAGCCGGATCGCCGGTGACAATTTCCAACTCACTCTCACAAGGTAACTGAGACTGATAAGACTGCAACTGTTTTTCCAGATGTCGGTAAGGAATTTCATCTTGTAGCCCAACAACTCCAGGCCGGTCAGCCGCAATTTCCACCTCAGCATTCCGCCTGGTAATCACATGAGCCAAGATCATTTTAGTTGCCGGTTGGATCTGGAGATCCCCTATTAAAGTCTCAACAACTTGATGAGAAAGTTCTGAACTATCCAGGGCCACCAAAATTGTTTTCAGCACCTATCAAATCTCCTCAAACCTAAAACAATTGCGCGTCAAAGCCTAGACCATTCAATAGTATTTTTCTGGTTTTGGCGTCGAGAGAGCAGCATAACAGTCTTGACTTAATTTCGCAATCCTCAAACCTAAAAAGCGGCATTTTCCCCAAAAGAAAATTCCGCCTCACCATTAATAAGCAACTGGCCGCCAAAGATTAGATCCTAGAAACAAGTTCTAAAATTATCCTTCTCCGTTCTGTTGCTCTGTGTCAACCATGCCCCAACTCTCCTTATTTTGAGTCCGCAAGCGAACGGAATCAGCATGAGATGGCAGTCCTTCTGCCTTTGCCAGCGCCTGGATCGCACCACTCATTTTTTGCAATGCTGCCGGCGAATACTGAATCAAACTTGAATGTTTAATAAAAGTATCCACTCCCAGCGCCGACGTATAACGCGCCGCACCTGAAGTTGGCAGCGTATGGTTTGGCCCAGCCAGATAATCGCCCACCGCCTCCGGTGTCGAATTCCCTAAAAAAATCGCTCCTGCGTGGCGAATTTGCTCCAACAACCCCCAAGGATCGCCAACTTCTAACTCTAAATGTTCTGGGGCAAATTGATTTGACAATTCTGCTGCCGTTGAAAGCGAATCCACCACCACCACTAAGCCATAATGAGCAATGGCCTTTTCTGTCAGTAACCGGCGCGGGTGATCAGCCAACTGTCGGTCAACCTCAGCCACAACCTTGCGGGCCAATTGTAAATCAGTAGTCAGCAAAATTGCTGCGGCCATCGGGTCATGTTCTGCCTGGGCCAGCATATCCGCTGCCACATAAACAGGGTTTGCCTGAGCATCCGCAATCACCAGCACTTCCGACGGGCCGGCCAGAGAATCAATTCCCACCGTTCCGTACACCAGCTTTTTCGCCAGCGTCACATATATATTACCGGGGCCGGTGATCACATCCACCTTTGGAATTGTTTCTGTGCCATAGGCCAAAGCGGCAATCGCCTGAGCGCCTCCCACCCGGTAAATTTCCTCTACGCCCGCTTCCTGCGCCGCTACCAGCACCGCTGGATTGAGGGTTTTTTCTTGACCGGGCGGCGTACACATCACAATACGCGGCACACCGGCCACCTTAGCAGGTATCGCATTCATCAGCACGGTACTCGGATAAGCCGCTCGACCGCCAGGCACATATAGCCCCGCTCGGTCTACTGGTGTGTACCGCTTGCCAAGGACGATCTCATCCTCGCCAAACTGAACCCAAGATTTAGGAATGCGCTGCCGGTGAAACGCCTCAATTTGTTTACGCGCCAACCGGATCGCATCCAGCAACTCTTTTGACACCTGCTGGTAAGCAGCATCTAATTCAGACCCACTGACCCGCAACTGCTCAGAGTTAAGCTTTTGCCCGTCAAATTCTTCTGTATAATGCAGCAGCGCTCGGTCGCCCTGACGTTTCACGGCCTGCAACACCTCCCGAACCGTCGCCTCTTTATGGACAACAGCCTCATCGTGAGTGCGTTCGCAGATCCGTCGCAGTTCAACCTCTGCCTCAGACCGCTCAGTTATGATTCGCAGCATGGAATAGAAATGCCAATCTAGGAATTACCGCTTGTAAAATTATTTGCCTGACATCGAGTGAGTAGCTTTGGACACCTCAGTTAACTTTGAAGCCCAACTGTCACAGAGTTTGTCATAACCCCAGACCGCTGAGATCCAGCTAACGGCTGACCGCTCTCTTGATAGCAGACTAAACCTTTTACTGGTGTTTCTATAAGCTTAACCGAGATTTTCTCGATGGATCGCAAATTTATGCCAACAAATGCTATATTAGTTTTTCCAACAGCTTACTTAGATTGACCTAAGACTTAAGTTTACGGTACAATTAAGGCCGTCAAACCCCCCCGATTACCTTTTAGCAACTCGCACTTGGTTCTAAGGTTAGGTTTGATACCGCAATGCTTAGCAGCCCAAGGTTTCAGCTTTCTTCTAACTCTCCACTTTCATCAAGCGAGAGTGCCATCTTTCCTTGATGGACGCTTCTGTTCCACCAAGCGTAAGGGAAATGTATTAGAAAGCAAGCTTGTCAACAATCATAGAGCTTTTTTACAGGATAGACTGTGGCAAACATCAAATCTGCGATCAAGCGCGTCCAAATCGCCGAACGCAACCGCTTACGAAACAGAACCTACTCATCAGCAGTTAAAACTCTGATGAAAAATTATTTGGCGGCTGTGGCCAAATACGCCGCCACGCCTTCTGATGACCAACTAAAAGAAGTCGAAGCGCGGATGTCGGAAGCCTACAGCAAAATCGACAAAGCCGTTAAAAAAGGAGTTCTGCACCGCAACAACGCGGCGAGAAAAAAATCTCGTCTCGCTAGAGCCCTCAAGCCCTACACCGGCTCTGGGGCTACGCAAGCAGCCTCCTAAGATTAAAAAACACCTTCCGCGTGTGGTAGGTTTTTCTTTAATCGACTCATCTAAAAAACACGCCGCAAATAGTTAGCCGGCCGACCTGTATCCGCTTTTTTAAACCAAAAAGGTTCTAAGCGGAAAAAATTGGTACGGGCCGGCATCTGTGCCGGTATTTAAGCTACAATTTATTCTTAGCCATTCCGTGCGGAGAAAATTTCGGGGTTCCCCACCCATGCCCGACCAACCCATACAGTTGATAGATACCCACGTTCATATTAACTTTGAGGCTTTCTCCAACGATCTAGCGGAGATAGCAGAACGTTGGCGAGCTTCAGGAGTGGTTTGTTTAATCCATTCCTGTGTAACTCCGCAAGAATTTGGCAGTATCCAACGTCTGGCAGATCGCTTTGATGAACTTTTTTTCGCGGTTGGGTTACACCCTTTAGACGCACACGAGTGCGGAGCTACAACCATAGTCGAGATAGAGCAGCTTGCTTTGAGCGACAGCAGAGTAGTGGCGATAGGGGAGACGGGCTTAGACTTTTATAAAGCAGAAAACTTTGAACTGCAACATAAAGTCTTTGAAGCCCAGCTAAAAATAGCCCAGAAGCTGAAAAAACCAGTCATCATCCACTGCCGAGATGCCGCCGCCCAAATGCGCGAACAATTACAGACATTCTGGGACAAAAACGGGCCGGTCTCAGGAGTAATGCACTGCTGGGGAGGCACACCAGAAGAAACCCAATGGTTTTTAGACCTTGGTTTCTATATTAGTTTCAGCGGCACAGTCACCTTCAAAAAAGCCACCCAGATACAGGATTCTGCTTGTATTGTACCCAGTGATCGGATCTTAATCGAAACAGACTGTCCGTTTCTCGCCCCCGTTCCCAAACGGGGAAAACGTAACGAACCGGCCTACGTCCGACAAGTCGCCGAACAAGTGGCTAAACTTCGCGGAGAGTCTCTGGAAACTTTAGCCAGGGAAACCACAGAAAACGCCTGTCGGCTATTTAACCTCACCCTTGCGGCCAACCACAAACCACAACTGGCCTATTCGGGCCAAGAAAACTTTGCTGTTTTATCTTAAATTAACCCCCCAGCGGCACAATTCCCCAGTCAATCATTAATCGTCAATCGTCAAAGCTCATTTGTTCTTCGCTAAGAACTAATGAAATGACCAATGACAAATGACCAATGACAAATGACAGATTGAACAAGACCAGGTATAATACCAAACTCGCGGTCTGGCTACTACCGGAGGACGCATGACAGAGCAAACATACACCACACCGGCCTTTACCCTACCCGACCTAGTGGAAATCCAACGAGCAAGTTTCCGCTGGTTCTTGGAAGAGGGACTTATTGAAGAACTTAATAGCTTTTCGCCGATAACCGACTACACCGGCAAGCTAGAACTACACTTTATTGGCAAAGACTACAAACTCAAGCGTCCCAAATACGACGTAGACGAAGCAAAACGCCGCGACAGCACATACTCAGTCCAAATGTATGTGCCCACCCGTTTAATTAATAAAGAAACCGGCGAAATCAAAGAGCAAGAAGTCTTTATCGGGGAATTGCCCCTGATGACAGACCGAGGCACATTTATTATTAACGGTGCAGAGCGCGTCATCGTTAACCAAATTGTCCGCTCCCCCGGAGTTTATTACAAATCAGAAACCGACAAAAACGGTCGCCGCAGCTATAACGCCTCCCTCATCCCCAACCGAGGAGCCTGGTTAAAATTTGAAACCGACAAAAACGATCTCGTTTGGGTGCGAATTGATAAAACCCGCAAACTCAGCGCTCAAGTTTTGCTAAAAGCGTTGGGCCTGACCGACAACGAAATCTACGATGCTCTGCGCCACCCGGAATACTTCCAAAAAACTATCGAAAAAGAAGGCCAGTACAGCGAAGAAGAAGCTCTGATGGAGCTATATCGCAAACTGCGACCGGGCGAACCGCCGACAGTATCAGGCGGACAGCAGTTGCTAGATTCGAGGTTTTTTGACCCCAAACGTTATGACTTGGGCAAAGTAGGCCGGTATAAACTTAACCGCAAACTGCGCCTCAATATCCCAGACACCACTCGCGTCCTTACCCCCCAAGATATCCTGTCGGCGGTGGACTACCTGATTAACTTAGAGTTTGATATCGGCCAAACCGACGACATCGACCACTTGGGCAACCGCCGCGTCCGCTCCGTTGGCGAGCTGCTGCAAAACCAAGTGAGGGTGGGGTTAAACCGGCTCGAACGCATCATCCGCGAACGCATGACAGTATCCGATGCAGACGCTTTAACGCCGACATCTCTGGTTAACCCGAAACCGCTGGTTGCTGCTATCAAAGAGTTTTTTGGCTCTTCGCAGCTATCACAGTTTATGGATCAGACAAACCCATTGGCAGAACTGACCCACAAACGGCGCTTGTCTGCTTTGGGCCCTGGTGGTTTAACGCGGGAACGGGCCGGTTTTGCAGTCCGAGATATTCACCCCTCTCACTACGGGCGCGTTTGTCCTATTGAAACTCCAGAAGGGCCGAATGCAGGCTTGATCGGCTCTTTGGCCACTCACGCTCGTGTTAACTCCTACGGTTTCATTGCCACACCCTTTTATCGTGTCGAAAACGGACGAGTCTTAAAAGACCAAGCGGCTGTTTTTATGACCGCCGATGAAGAAGACGACCTCCGCGTGGCTCCTGGGGATATTACCGTCGATGAAAATGGTTATATTCAAGGCGAGCTAGTAGCAGTACGCTATCGTCAAGAATTTACCACCACTCGCCCCGACCAAGTGGACTATGTGGCCGTTAGCCCTGTTCAAATTATTTCGGTGGCTACTTCGTTGATTCCATTTTTGGAACACGACGACGCTAACCGCGCTTTGATGGGATCTAATATGCAGCGCCAAGCTGTACCACTTTTGCGTCCTGAACGGCCTCTCGTAGGTACCGGCCTGGAAGCTCAAGCCGCCCGCGACTCTGGGATGGTGATTGTCTCTCGAACCGATGGGATCGTCACTCATGTAGATGCAGAACGCATCCGGGTTCGTCCGACTCCGAAAACACCAGATGGCCCTCAACCGGCAGAAATTGAATACCAACTGCAAAAATATCAACGATCTAACCAGGATACTTGTCTTAATCAAAGACCGATTGTTTTTGAGGGAGATGACGTGGTGGCCGGTCAGGTGATGGCAGATGGTTCGGCTACCGAAGGCGGCGAACTGGCTTTAGGTCAAAATATTCTCGTGGCTTATATGCCTTGGGAAGGCTACAACTACGAAGACGCGATTTTAATTTCCGAGCGTTTGGTGTATCACGATGTGTACACTTCAATTCACGTTGAAAAGTACGAAATTGAAGCGCGTCAAACTAAGTTGGGGCCAGAAGAAATTACCCG
It encodes:
- a CDS encoding cadmium resistance transporter, which translates into the protein MDWLTGVIVAGVTSFVATNIDDILILTIFFSQVNDNFRPQHIIAGQYLGFSLILLASLPGYFGGLILPKPWIGLLGFIPIIIGITKLFKPEKNSQEVQNVSIDLSSPTGTGLNSKVAHFFHPQTYKVAAVTFANGGDNIGIYVSLFASSNALKLSIILLIFYLLIAVWCYLAYWLTRHSATTKVLSNYGHALVPFVLIALGVFIIAENKSYTLLSLSFTHF
- a CDS encoding YidH family protein, which gives rise to MLLPFKPPTHEQPKKSPYLNPSRVRDHLANERTYLAWMRTAIALMGFGVVIIRLRLFQPPLVPHLGTGWKLGLLFSLVGLSTVLLSTQHYFAVRRDIDEDTYEPPDRWIILFTLAITLLGAGVIYFVFTAPLNPMNIVISE
- a CDS encoding DUF4090 family protein, yielding MSSDLNDQMSSTTGADAIDVAIAKGIDFDGSPIPAEKLDLYNKVMGLEAGRQRSGVSNTMRSRIVRIGAKHIAQDELNQMLVDAGFAGLKDKEIAFYYGAK
- a CDS encoding universal stress protein — protein: MLKTILVALDSSELSHQVVETLIGDLQIQPATKMILAHVITRRNAEVEIAADRPGVVGLQDEIPYRHLEKQLQSYQSQLPCESELEIVTGDPAEEIIRLANIYHADLIVIGNRGLTGMKRIIEGSVSSQVVADAPCSVLVVKPK
- the hisD gene encoding histidinol dehydrogenase, which produces MLRIITERSEAEVELRRICERTHDEAVVHKEATVREVLQAVKRQGDRALLHYTEEFDGQKLNSEQLRVSGSELDAAYQQVSKELLDAIRLARKQIEAFHRQRIPKSWVQFGEDEIVLGKRYTPVDRAGLYVPGGRAAYPSTVLMNAIPAKVAGVPRIVMCTPPGQEKTLNPAVLVAAQEAGVEEIYRVGGAQAIAALAYGTETIPKVDVITGPGNIYVTLAKKLVYGTVGIDSLAGPSEVLVIADAQANPVYVAADMLAQAEHDPMAAAILLTTDLQLARKVVAEVDRQLADHPRRLLTEKAIAHYGLVVVVDSLSTAAELSNQFAPEHLELEVGDPWGLLEQIRHAGAIFLGNSTPEAVGDYLAGPNHTLPTSGAARYTSALGVDTFIKHSSLIQYSPAALQKMSGAIQALAKAEGLPSHADSVRLRTQNKESWGMVDTEQQNGEG
- the rpsT gene encoding 30S ribosomal protein S20, which gives rise to MANIKSAIKRVQIAERNRLRNRTYSSAVKTLMKNYLAAVAKYAATPSDDQLKEVEARMSEAYSKIDKAVKKGVLHRNNAARKKSRLARALKPYTGSGATQAAS
- a CDS encoding TatD family hydrolase, translating into MQLIDTHVHINFEAFSNDLAEIAERWRASGVVCLIHSCVTPQEFGSIQRLADRFDELFFAVGLHPLDAHECGATTIVEIEQLALSDSRVVAIGETGLDFYKAENFELQHKVFEAQLKIAQKLKKPVIIHCRDAAAQMREQLQTFWDKNGPVSGVMHCWGGTPEETQWFLDLGFYISFSGTVTFKKATQIQDSACIVPSDRILIETDCPFLAPVPKRGKRNEPAYVRQVAEQVAKLRGESLETLARETTENACRLFNLTLAANHKPQLAYSGQENFAVLS
- the rpoB gene encoding DNA-directed RNA polymerase subunit beta, which codes for MTEQTYTTPAFTLPDLVEIQRASFRWFLEEGLIEELNSFSPITDYTGKLELHFIGKDYKLKRPKYDVDEAKRRDSTYSVQMYVPTRLINKETGEIKEQEVFIGELPLMTDRGTFIINGAERVIVNQIVRSPGVYYKSETDKNGRRSYNASLIPNRGAWLKFETDKNDLVWVRIDKTRKLSAQVLLKALGLTDNEIYDALRHPEYFQKTIEKEGQYSEEEALMELYRKLRPGEPPTVSGGQQLLDSRFFDPKRYDLGKVGRYKLNRKLRLNIPDTTRVLTPQDILSAVDYLINLEFDIGQTDDIDHLGNRRVRSVGELLQNQVRVGLNRLERIIRERMTVSDADALTPTSLVNPKPLVAAIKEFFGSSQLSQFMDQTNPLAELTHKRRLSALGPGGLTRERAGFAVRDIHPSHYGRVCPIETPEGPNAGLIGSLATHARVNSYGFIATPFYRVENGRVLKDQAAVFMTADEEDDLRVAPGDITVDENGYIQGELVAVRYRQEFTTTRPDQVDYVAVSPVQIISVATSLIPFLEHDDANRALMGSNMQRQAVPLLRPERPLVGTGLEAQAARDSGMVIVSRTDGIVTHVDAERIRVRPTPKTPDGPQPAEIEYQLQKYQRSNQDTCLNQRPIVFEGDDVVAGQVMADGSATEGGELALGQNILVAYMPWEGYNYEDAILISERLVYHDVYTSIHVEKYEIEARQTKLGPEEITREIPNVGEDALRQLDENGIIRTGAWVESGDILVGKVTPKGESDQPPEEKLLRAIFGEKARDVRDNSLRVPNGEKGRVVDVRVFTREQGDELPPGANMVVRVYVAQKRKIQVGDKMAGRHGNKGIISRILPIEDMPYLPDGRPVDIVLNPLGVPSRMNVGQIFECLLGWAGENLGVRFKITPFDEMHGPEKSRETVHFKLNEAKKKTGHDWLFDEENPGKTTVMDGRTGEAFDRPVTIGKAYMLKLVHLVDDKIHARSTGPYSLVTQQPLGGKAQQGGQRFGEMEVWALEAFGAAYTLQELLTVKSDDMQGRNEALNAIVKGKSIPRPGTPESFKVLMRELQSLCLDIAVHKVETKEDGTSRDVEVDLMADVASRRAPTRPTYEAVSRESFDSDED